From one Maniola jurtina chromosome 5, ilManJurt1.1, whole genome shotgun sequence genomic stretch:
- the LOC123865041 gene encoding UDP-glycosyltransferase UGT4-like, with protein sequence MSRLVIIFCIICSITNSSVSSKILAVFPVPSVITSQVVLRPLIQELVKRGHEVVVITADPVFPKGQSPQNLTEIDIHYLTYKTWDDFLEAVQGKDYVTPELIRRFLNITLNVFKALVNSEEIQEILNDKDRSFDLLLVEACMRPALSFAHRYNVPVIEFNSLDGVFRKFDSTETPADFFLYSLPLCLRFPDLTSWKQILEAYNNNNKEIQEDYNKHVETEDVIVRSIFGPEVPSLSELKKQVQLIFLNVNPIWDRSDPPNNTDRSVLTNIIYLGIIHQKSNKLLLKPIKTYLDSSKNGVIYVNFGTNISSLLSAEKWKSITNVFSQLSYDIVWKWDTNLDEVFNLSKYTEELMSLENVKIFEWLPQSDLLKHPKVKLFINQGGIQSIDEALTAGVPLIIVIPFRNHSLFTAGQNVLDNGIYLDIETITEAKLKNVIKTTIQNNTYRDNVAKLQLPIERALWWIEYVLRHGGVMHLRSEPTILTDCYTQVSLLVRLVMVVFAVIVAVILMMSVVMCIGRFIYYNREYYLLKA encoded by the exons atgtctCGCTTAGTGATTATATTTTGCATTATTTGTTCAATAACTAATTCAAGTGTGTCTTCAAAAATATTAGCAGTGTTTCCTGTCCCTTCAGTGATAACTAGTCAAGTAGTGTTGCGACCTTTAATTCAAGAATTAGTAAAACGCGGTCATGAAGTAGTAGTGATTACAGCAGACCCGGTTTTTCCAAAAGGGCAATCTCCTCAAAATTTAACTGAAATCGATATCCATTATTTGACTTACAAAACGTGGGATGATTTCTTAGAAGCTGTACAAGGAAAAGATTATGTGACTCCTGAACTTATAcgtagatttttaaatataactttAAATGTATTCAAAGCACTAGTTAACTCTGAGGAAATCCAAGAAATCTTAAATGATAAAGACAGAAGTTTTGATTTATTGCTTGTAGAAGCTTGCATGAGACCAGCTTTGAGTTTCGCACACCGATACAATGTACCAGTTATAGAATTCAATTCATTGGATGGCGTTTTTAGAAAATTTGATAGTACAGAAACGCCGGcggatttttttctgtattctTTGCCATTATGTCTGAGATTCCCTGATCTGACTTCATGGAAGCAAATTTTAGAagcatacaataataataataaagagatCCAAGAAGACTATAATAAACATGTGGAAACAGAAGATGTAATAGTGAGAAGCATATTTGGGCCAGAAGTACCTAGTTTAAGTGAACTGAAAAAACAAGTGCAATTGATATTTTTGAATGTAAATCCTATATGGGATAGATCTGATCCACCTAACAATACAGATAGATCCGTTCtaactaatataatatacttgGGAATAATTCACCAGAAGTCTAATAAACTGTTGCTGAAG CCTATCAAAACATACCTTGACTCATCTAAAAATGGCGTAATATACGTGAATTTTGGTACTAAcatatcatcattattatcagcAGAAAAATGGAAAAGTATCACAAATGTATTTTCTCAACTGTCCTATGACATTGTATGGAAATGGGATACAAACTTGGATGAAGTGTTTAATTTATCCAAGTACACAGAAGAACTAATGAGTTTGGAAAACGTTAAGATTTTTGAATGGTTACCACAGTCAGATTTATTAA aaCATCCCAAAgtgaaattatttataaaccAAGGTGGCATACAGTCAATCGATGAAGCTTTGACAGCCGGTGTACCATTGATAATTGTAATACCATTTCGAAACCATAGCTTGTTTACTGCTGGACAGAATGTACTAGACAATGGAATATATCTTGATATAGAAACAATTACTgaagctaaattaaaaaatgtcaTTAAAACTACTATTCAGAATAACAC TTACCGTGACAATGTGGCAAAACTGCAGCTGCCAATAGAACGTGCACTATGGTGGATCGAGTATGTGCTGCGTCACGGTGGAGTGATGCATCTGCGATCCGAACCCACGATCTTGACTGATTGTTACACTCAAGTTAGTCTACTTGTCAGACTTGTGATGGTAGTATTCGCTGTGATCGTAGCAGTCATATTGATGATGTCCGTTGTAATGTGTATTGGTCGTTTCATATATTATAATAGagagtattatttattaaaggcGTAA